Part of the Odontesthes bonariensis isolate fOdoBon6 chromosome 15, fOdoBon6.hap1, whole genome shotgun sequence genome, tggaagaCATGTTCGCTCCGTTTGGACGAATCATCAACTCCAGAGTGCTCGTGGACCAGGCTTCTGGTAATTTAAGTTTTGATGACTTGTTTTAgttaaactttactccagcagcacttgactctcttgttgacagcactatagtttcaatgcgtacagcactggacaatgttgcccctctgaaaaggaaggtaatcagtcagaagaggttggctccttggtataattcacagctgcgtgctttaaagcagactgcaagaaagctggcgagacagtggcgttcctctaatttagaagagtctcagttagtctggaaagatagtttaataatgtataagaaagcccttcgtaaagctagaactgcttattattcatcattgatagaagagaataagaataatcccaggtttcttttcagcactgtagccagtctgactaagagtccgagctctgctgagccaggtattcctttaactctcagcagtgatgatttcatgagcttctttattaatagaattgtttctatcagagagaagattgatggagtccttcccactattatcagtgatgtatcatcaagtacagcagctttagaagtatctttagaacctgatttatatttagacggcttctgcccagttgatctctctgaactaacaacagcaatagtctcttctaaaccatcaacttgtgttttagacccaatcccaaccagactgttcaaggaggttttcccattaattgacacttccatattggatttgatcaatctgtctttgttgacaggatatgtacctcagacttttaaggttgctgtaattaaacctttacttaaaaaacctactcttgattcagaagtgttggctcattatagacctatatccaatctcccttttatgtctaaagttcttgaaaaaatggttgcagctcagctttgtgatcatttacacagaaataatctgtttgaagtgtttcagtcaggattcagagtgcatcatagcacagaaactgcactgctgaaagttaccaatgatctcctcttagcctctgatagcggacttgtgtctgtgcttgtcctgttggatctcagtgctgcatttgatacggtcgatcacagtatcttattacacagacttgaacatgttattgggattaaaggaactgcattaggctggtttaagtcatatttatctgatagatttcagtttgttcagttctgtGTTTTGTGATTCGGTTTTACTGGAGCGGAGTTTTGATTGTTGTCAGATCTGGTTGGCGTTTCAGGTTTGTCCCGGGGCGTAGCGTTCATCCGCTTTGATAAGAGGGCCGAGGCGGAGGACGCTGTCAAACACCTGAACGGGCACACGCCTCCCGGGAACGCTGAGCCAATCACGGTTAAGTTTGCTGCCAACCCCAACCAGGCCCGTAACTCCCAGATGATGTCACAGATGTACCACAGCCAATCCCGTCGCTTCGGAGGCCCGGTCCATCACCAGGCCCAGAGGTTCAGGTGTGTGCAACACAGAGTAATCAGATTACAGGCCCAGAGGTTCAGGTGTGTGCAACACAGAGTAATCAGATTACAGGCGGCAGAGGTTCAGGTGTGTGCCACCGTCAGCAgagcaggggcgaggctagggtatttttagtggtgccaaggccccACCGTGAGAaagctcagcacatttttaaaatattatattatgcaaaaacacttttttttttttttttgctcaaggatgcattattttagtgacaattttatttattttctagcatttgtttttgtttcaactctttactcccaaaataaatgttgagttatcttcagtatgtgtctcaggctctctgttattcCTGTCAAGCCAcaaagtcttttgaaatgaagaggtcaaaattgaacgttgtaggggaaaacactactcaaagcaaaactaatacggctccaaaattcataaatgtactagttcgcctcaattactgagaaataatgtgcctctgtgagcactgggggggctggggcccccctaaagaccagatcctaaaaccGCCCCTGCGGCAGAGTAATCAGATTACTACGTTGGGCCAGGCTGCTCCCTGACTGGCTGCAGGGTGGTTATACCTCAGATGGTGTAACCAtgtttttacataataaaaatgACCCGTTCCGTgacttcctgtttcctcccGCCGGTCTGTTAGGTTTTCTCCGATGAGCGTGGACCACATGAGCGGCGGGGGCGGATCCTCCGGGAACTCGTCCTCCGGTTGGTGCATCTTCATCTACAACCTGGGGCAGGACGCCGACGAGGCCATGCTGTGGCAGATGTTCGGGCCGTTCGGCGCCGTCGTGAACGTGAAAGTGATCCGAGACTTCAACACCAACAAGTGCAAAGGCTTCGGCTTCGTGACCATGTCGAATTACGAGGAGGCCGCCATGGCGATCCACAGCCTGAACGGGTACCGGCTGGGGGACAAAGTCCTGCAGGTGTCCTTCAAGACCAACAAGGGACACAAATAAAGAGCCGGTGGGGGGGGCTGAGCGATCACATGTTAAATTGTTTCTCTGTCATTGGTTTGATCTGCTGGTTTTTATCGGTTTTTCAACGAGTTTATTTttctcccagcatgctttgtAAAGTCGGTGTGTTCGGAGTGTTAGGGGCGGAGTCGGCAGGATGACTGACGGCTGCCCACCTGTGACAAAGGTCTCTGCCTCTGTTCAGTTTCTCTTATTTTTAATGTGTAGAAATTCTGAGTTCCTGTTGAACATTAAAGGGTTATCACTCGTTAAACTGACGTGGACGTGTCATCATGGGGGGGGGGCGCGAACAATGAGTGGTCCTAAATAAACCTGTGTTCAgtgtgtgaaaataacaggactGAGCCGGTTCTCCTGCATCTTTTATTAAACtgaaaccagaaccagaacaaatctctggcccttattctgagtttgtctgaattctcagagtttttatcccagttagtgctgagtacagataaagtcattgtagtgggtgactttaatattcatgtagatgttgaaaatgacagcctgaatatgaactttaattctatattagactattggattttctcagtgtTCACAGACCAACTCACTGCCTTAATAGTTAGTGGACAAAGACGACACTCGTTTTAAATGAACTTAAAACTTTACTGAGCCATATTCACAATACCGCCATTACAATCTCTCGGAAGGAACgacttacccccccccccaccgggCGCACATGCGCATTAACAGTTAACAAACTCcccctttttcttt contains:
- the LOC142400892 gene encoding ELAV-like protein 1 isoform X3, coding for MAVRRGHIRYLKVCEVQTPQSDVRDAQLASKGAAGKELYDNGYVEQVMEDDDARTNLIVNYLPQSMSQDELRSLFSSVGDVESAKLIRDKVAGHSLGYGFVNFVNPNDAERAISTLNGLRLQSKTIKVSYARPSSDMIKDANLYISGLPRTLSQQDLEDMFAPFGRIINSRVLVDQASGLSRGVAFIRFDKRAEAEDAVKHLNGHTPPGNAEPITVKFAANPNQARNSQMMSQMYHSQSRRFGGPVHHQAQRFRFSPMSVDHMSGGGGSSGNSSSGWCIFIYNLGQDADEAMLWQMFGPFGAVVNVKVIRDFNTNKCKGFGFVTMSNYEEAAMAIHSLNGYRLGDKVLQVSFKTNKGHK
- the LOC142400892 gene encoding ELAV-like protein 1 isoform X1 codes for the protein MAVRRGHIRYLKVCEVQTPQSDVRDAQLASKGAAGKELYDNGYVEQVMEDDDARTNLIVNYLPQSMSQDELRSLFSSVGDVESAKLIRDKVAGHSLGYGFVNFVNPNDAERAISTLNGLRLQSKTIKVSYARPSSDMIKDANLYISGLPRTLSQQDLEDMFAPFGRIINSRVLVDQASGLSRGVAFIRFDKRAEAEDAVKHLNGHTPPGNAEPITVKFAANPNQARNSQMMSQMYHSQSRRFGGPVHHQAQRFRCVQHRVIRLQAQRFRFSPMSVDHMSGGGGSSGNSSSGWCIFIYNLGQDADEAMLWQMFGPFGAVVNVKVIRDFNTNKCKGFGFVTMSNYEEAAMAIHSLNGYRLGDKVLQVSFKTNKGHK
- the LOC142400892 gene encoding ELAV-like protein 1 isoform X2, whose amino-acid sequence is MAVRRGHIRYLKVCEVQTPQSDVRDAQLASKGAAGKELYDNGYVEQVMEDDDARTNLIVNYLPQSMSQDELRSLFSSVGDVESAKLIRDKVAGHSLGYGFVNFVNPNDAERAISTLNGLRLQSKTIKVSYARPSSDMIKDANLYISGLPRTLSQQDLEDMFAPFGRIINSRVLVDQASDLVGVSGLSRGVAFIRFDKRAEAEDAVKHLNGHTPPGNAEPITVKFAANPNQARNSQMMSQMYHSQSRRFGGPVHHQAQRFRFSPMSVDHMSGGGGSSGNSSSGWCIFIYNLGQDADEAMLWQMFGPFGAVVNVKVIRDFNTNKCKGFGFVTMSNYEEAAMAIHSLNGYRLGDKVLQVSFKTNKGHK